The sequence below is a genomic window from Pleurocapsa sp. PCC 7327.
TAGCCCGACAGGTGCGGCGTTGAATCTTGCCGCTGGTAGTTTTGGGAAGGGTGCCCGTTTTCAACAGTTGAATCGCATAGACATCAACCGAGTGTTCTTGAGCGATTGCCTGACGAATCGCCGCCACGACTTCCTCGACGACTAAGCATCGTAGATGGCTTCGCTCTACCTCGTGAGCGATAATCAATCGTTCTTCTCCTGCTAATTCTACTGAAAAAGCAGCCCCGCAATTGGGTCGCAAGGAAGGATGGCTTTTTTGCGCCGTCGCTTCGATTGGCTGGGGATAGCGATTGCGTCCCCATAGGATCATTAAATCTTTGATGCGACCTGTAATAAACAGTTCGTCATTGTCGAGATAGCCTAAGTCGCCAGTGCGCAGAAAAGGTCCTTCTCCCGTGGCAAGATAGGCTTGAAAATTGCGTTTGGTTTCTTCGGGTAGATTCCAATAGCCCTTGCTGACTCCTGCACCCGATACCCAAATTTCTCCCACACAGCGATCGCGACATTGAGTTAAAGCATCGGGATCGACGATAATAATTTTATCGCCCAACCACGGACGACCACAGCCGACGATCGCTCTCGCGTTTTCTCGGGAAGGTTCGACGGGAATGACGCGATGTTGTTCCAAGGCGTTTCCATCGACATACTGAATCTTTGGACGGGCTTTTTTCTTTCCCCCAGAAATAAACAAAGTCGTCTCAGCCATTCCGTAACAGGGATAGAAAGCTTCCCGACGAAAGCCGCAAGGCTCGAAGGTAGTAGCAAATTGCTCCAAGGTTTCTGCACGGACGGGTTCGGCGCCAGAAAAGGCGACTTCCCAAGAACTGAGATCGAGATGCTCTTTTTGTGCGGGAGTAACTAGGTGGGTTACGAGATCGTAGGCAAAATTGGGTCCGCCGCTAGTAGTAGCTTTGTAGCGAGTAATGGCTTGCAACCAATACAAAGGTTTTTGCGCTAATGCCACGGGCGACATCAAAACAACGGGAAATCCGCCATAAAGAGGCTGCACTACGCCGCCAATTAGTCCCATATCGTGGGAAGGCGGCAGCCAAATCACTCCTTGGCTGTCGTCGCGATGCTCGAAAGACTGATAGATAATTTCTGAGTTGTGCAGGAGATTGCCATGAGTTACCATGACACCTTTTGGTTTTCCGGTAGAACCAGAGGTGTATTGTAGGAAGGCAAGGGCATCTCTAGTCAGTTTGGGTTCGTGCCAGTCCGAGGCGCTAGCGGCAGAAATCTCATCGGTGGCTATCCACTCGATTTGAGCTAATTTAGGGGCTAAGTCGGGATTTTGGGCTAATTTTTCTTTAATGTTCCCTAAAAGTTCTTTCGTCGTCAAGCCGACGGTTGCTTGCGAGGAAATGACCCGTTCTTGCAGTTTATCGAGTGCTTTGCTGTGGCGTGGGGGATTGTCGGTAACGGCGACGACTCCCGCATAGAGACAGCCAAAGAAGGCGGCAATGAATTCTAAACCAGCGTGATAGGGATAGACGACTAGCGCTTGAGATCCCGTTGCATCTAACGCTTGTAGGCGAGCTGCGATCGCTCTTGCTTGTCGATCTAGGGTTTCGTAGGTTAAATGACCGGATTCGGTTTCTCCATCGGCGAGGAAAGTATAGCCAATTTGCTGGGGTTGGAAAAGAGCGCGCTCGCGCAAGATTTCTACAATACTCGAATAGCTGGTTCTTGGACTTGCCATACCTCTTGAGTCTGGAATTTGGAAACTGATGTTCAATAGGATAGGTTACGCTAAGAGCGATCGCAATTTTTAGAAAAAAAGCGATTATCATTCGTTCCTACTGCATTCATTGGAAATTCGGATCGATGAAAATTAAACACGCAATCAATCTCCATAAAGCTTTTACCTTCCTAGTCATTCTCGGATTGATGGTAGCTTATGATAACTTTACTACTGGAGCTTGGGTTTACCTTGCCCTTCACGGAACCTATGGCATTATGTGGCTGTTCAAAGACCGCATCTATCCCGATAAACAGTGGGAGCAAGAAATTTCTTTTGGGATGGGTATGACGACTTTTATTCTCCTGGGATTATATTGGGTTGCGCCCTTTATTCTCATCAGTCGCGGGATCGAACCTGCACCTCCTCTCATTGCTGCTGCTGTTGCGATTAATCTATTCGGAGTCTTTCTGCACTATAGCAGCGACGCGCAAAAATACTATACTCTCAAATATCGACCCGGATTGATTACAGAAGGTTTCTTTGCTCGTTGCCGCAATACTAATTATCTCGGAGAAGCATTCATTTATCTCGGCTTTGCTCTACTGGTTCAACATTGGCTGCCCTTTGTCATTTTGGGATTCTTTTTCAGTCTCGTTTTCGTTCCCAATATGCTCAAAAAAGATAAGTCGCTTTCTCGCTATCGAGAATTTGAAGACTATAAAGCCAATTCGGGATTGTTCTTGCCAAAGTTATTAGGGACGAAAACGCAAGAAACAAAAAAGGGCGCGATCGCCTCATAGAAGAAAAATTGCTAGATCGGCGATCGCAATCTCGATCAAAAAAGCGATTATCGTTCGTTTCTACTGCATTCATTGGAAATTCTGACAATGGATATCGATCGCATCCTGCTTTTAAAAAAATATTTCGATCCGTAGCGCTATTTGCATAATTTAGAGTAGCTGTTGCTACTAAATCGAGAAGTGTATGAGTTAGATGTATAAGTCGTGTTGAGAAAAAAAACCAGACAACTTTTGTTATTTTTCATAGCAATTTGCGTCATTGCTATTAGTAGCTTCACCAGTCATTCACAAGCGATTCCTAGTAAAGGGCGCGATCGCAGTATAGATAGACTTACTATAGACAATCGCCAAAAAGCAACAAACGATGGCTTACAAAACTGGGGTAGGGTCATTACTGGGGTTGAAAGTCAATGGGAAAAACAATATGAAGAGTATTTTGAGGAAGATTTTATCAGCTCGAAGCTAACTCCCGAACAAATCGCCAAAAAACTGAGAGAAATAAGTAGAGAAACTGGGAAAAAACCCGCCGTCCTATGGGTAATGTCGCAGCCAAAACAGCTTAATTTGCTTTTGATTACGCCTCAAGGAGCGCCAGTTAGCCAAGAAATTAGGGCAGCGGATCGAGAAACGCTCTCAAAAGTCTCCCAGGATTTTGTCGAAAAACTTAGCAATCTTTCTAACGGTTATCTTGCCTCGGCACGGTTATTGCATCGGTGGCTGATTTCTCCGATCGAACCTTACTTAGAAGCCGAGCAAATAGATACTTTAATTATGTGTCTCGGAGGTGGATTGCGGACGCTTCCCTTCGCTGCCTTATACGATGGGGAGCGTTTTTTAATAGAAAAATACAGCCTCACCCGAATACCTGGCTTTTATCTAACGCCGATAAGTCACGGCAATTTGAGCGATGCAAAAGTTTTGGCAATGGGGGCTACCGAATTTGAAGAGCAAGTCTCTTTGCCTGCTGTAGCTGTAGAATTATCGGCTATTACTCCCGATCCTTGGCAAGGAAAGACAATTCTCAACGAAGGATTTACCGTCGAAAATTTAGAAGCTCAACGCGATCGCGAACCTTTTCAAATCATTCATTTAGCTACCCATGCCGACTTTGTTCCCGGGAAGCCTCGCGATTCATACATTCAATTTTCCGATCGCAAATTAACCCTAGACCAGCTCAACGAGCTAGGCTGGAAAGAGCCTCCCGTAGAGTTGTTAGTCCTGAGTGCCTGTCAGACGGCGGTAGGCGATCGCACTGCCGAGATGGGTTTTGCTGGTTTAGCCCTTCAATCGGGCGTGCGATCGGCATTGGCAAGCCTTTGGTACGTCAGCGATGCCGGAACTTTAGCCCTGATGAGCGAATTCTATCAACAGTTGAAAAATATACCCCTAAAAGCAGAGGCGCTCAGACAGACACAAATTGCCATGCTCAAAGGAAAAGTCTATTTGCGAGAAAGGGAACTCGTCAATTCTAGAGGAGATATTTCCCTGCCGCCAGCCTTAGCCGAAAGCCAAGAAACCAATCTCTCCCATCCCTTCTACTGGGCGAGTTTTACTTTAATCGGCAGTCCTTGGTAAGTTTTTTGTTAGCTGCGAATCACTGATAAAAATGCTTCTTTGGCAGCTGCTTGCTCGGCAGCTTTTTTCGATCTGCCCGTGCCCACACCTAATTTGCGATCGTTGAGCCAGACTTCTGCTGTAAAGCGTTCTCGATCGCCATTCGCCTGTTGAATTTCTCGTACCCGATAGTCTGGCAGAATTTTGTACTGCGCCTGCGTCCATTCTTGCAGGGCATCTTTGTAATTTTGGCGAGCGGGATCTTGACGAATTTCAGCCGCTTTCTCCTTGAGTAGATCGTCTAGCCACGGGCGCACCAATGCCATTGTCTGGGTGCTGAGATAAAGCGCTCCCAATACGGCTTCAAAGGCATCTGCCAAACGCGACACCCTTCCCGCTTTGTCAGCAGCAGCACTGCTAGAGATCGATAAATAGCGCTCTAATCCGTAACTTTCGGCAAACTCGGCAAGAGTGCGATCGCTGACCATAATCGATCGCACGGCGGCAAATTCTCCGACGGCAGCATCGGGATAAGTTTCTAGCAGCACTTCAGCCGCCGCCAGTCGCACCACTGCATCGCCAACAAACTCTAGCTGCTGATAATTTCTTTCTTTAGAAATACTCGGATGGGTTAAGGCTAAGTCTAGCAGCGACCAATTAACGGGAGCCGTTGTAGGCAATCCCAATTTTTGCACTAATGTTTGTAACTGTTTGCTGCGTCGAGGATCGGGAATCATATTGGAAGTGAGATAGGGTGTAACCATACCCTAATCGGGTTTTTGGAATTGTTCTAAGCCTTGAATAATTTCTAAGGCTTGCTCGTAGGACATCATATCGCCTTCTTGTTTGGATAGTGCGGCGCCTTGGCGAAAGTCTGCAATCGCCCCTTTCTTGTCGCCCAGTTCTATGCGAACATAGCCGCGATTGTAGTAGGCGATAGTCAGTTTGGGGTCGAGACGAATTGCTTGGTTATAATCCTCTAGGGCTTGTCGAAATTTTTTGAGCCAGAAATAGGAAGTTCCTCTGTAGTTATAAGCCTCTGCGCGATTGGGATCGAGTTCGATGACCCGACTAAAATCTGCGATCGCGCCTGGAAAGTCTTCTTGGCTGTGAGAGCGAATCATCCCGCGATGCATGTAAGCATTCGCGTCGTTAGGATTGGCGCGAATCACTTTTTCAACGCCTTCTAGTTCGTCGATATCGTAGTGAGCGACGTATCGATGGACGGGGATTTCCTCAAAAGGAATTCCCCAAGCTGGGAAGGTTGCCAACTCAGCAACTGCGATCGATAGAACAATTGCCGATAGAGAAAAAAATTGAGCTTTCATAGCTATAGAGAAACAAAAGGAGAAAGTAAGACGTAAGCCGGATTCTGTTCGTACAATCAATAGCTTAGCTTACAGCGATCGGCTAACTGTTGCACGGGCGGTTATCTATCTGGGATGTCTGTTACCAGACACCTCAAGCGGTTCTCTCGCAGCGGGACTGGTAAAAGACCAACCGTAGTCCCTTCGACCTTGCTCCCAACCGGGGTTTACCGAGCCAGCACCTCTCGATGCTGCTGGTGCGCTCTTACCGCACCTTTGCACCCTTACCAATTTTGTCCTTTGTCCTTTGTAAAAAACAAATGACAAATGACAAATGACTAATTGGCGGTATGTTTCTGTGGCACTATCCTCGCGCTTGCGCACACTGGGCGTTACCCAGCAAGTTTGGTCTTTCGGGAGTCCGGACTTTCCTCAGATTGGCAAATTTTGCCAATCCGCAACCACCTCGCTTACTCTCTCCTACTTTCTACTTTATAGTATGAACGACGATGAAGCGATCGGCATTCTAATTGCATGTAAACTGGCAGTTTTTCGCCTGATGAGAGTAATAAACTGACGGAGTTAAACGGAACGCGATCGCTTGCGTCTCTATTCAAAAGATCTATGTCTAATTTCTGTGCGTCAGTTCTGCTGGAGTTTCAGGAACAGAAGCTGCCTTAAGGGTGCGTTTGAGCATGAAGACGGCTAAGACAATTCCTACCATTGCCAAGCCTGCTGTAGGATAGAAGAAAGCAGTGTAAGAGCCAAAGAAATCTCTGATCCGACCAGCTATGAGCGTACCTGCTAATGCGCCTGCTCCATAGGCAGTAAAGACAATACCGTAGTTTTTTGCATAGTCTTCTGCTCTAAACAAGCTCAAGGTTGAATTAGGAGCGATCGCTAGCCACCCTCCAAGACAGAAGAAAAATATGGAGAATGCAACCAAATAAGTCGGTACTTCCCCTTGTCTGGCATTTAGCATCATAATCGAGCCAATGACGATCGGTACGAAGGAAACAATTGTCGCTATTTTGGAACTAGTGCGATCGGTCAGCCAACCAAAGAAGGGACGACCTGCTCCGTTAAATATCGCAAACAGAGATAGTGTGTTCGCTGCCGTATTTGCATCTAGTCCGATAATTTCCTGCGCTGCCGAGCTGGTAATTCCGATCGCCGACAATCCTACAAAAGACCCGATAGTGTAGTATAGCCAAAGACCATAGAATGTCTGAGTTTGGAGCATAGGCTTACGCTGTACTAGCCCATTTGCCGTTACAGATTCGAGAGGATTCCAACCCGCAGGTTTCCATCCTGTTGGAGGAGCCTTCAAAGTAGTCGAGATTACCAATATGATTGCTGTAAAGGCGATCCCTAGAATAATGAAAGTTGGTTGCACCCCATAAGCATTAATGAGCTGTTTGGCGATGGGAGCGGTGACTAGGGGAAACAAACCAAAACCAATTACTGTCAAACCAACAGCTAGTCCTTTCTTGTCTGGAAACCACTTAGCTGAAATGGCAAGCGGTACGCCGTAAGCCATTCCCACTCCTATGCCTGCAATTATGCCATAGGTGAGTACCAACAGGGTAATGTTGCTGGTGAGGTTAGAGAGAATATATCCTACTCCCGTTATTACTTAGTAATTCGCAATTATCAGTTCGCAATTAGTCAGCAGTTCTATGTGTGGTGAGTTTTTGTACTTCTGTGAATTTTAAGAAACATGCAGATAAAAAATAGCCTCAAAAGTGAGTATAATAGGAGGCTAAATCTTTTGATTTTTTTTAATCTTTATTTTACTGAAATGTGTCTTTTGCAACAGAGATAGCAAACTTAGATGGCTCGAACATAACTTCAGTTGCGATCGCTTGTGCCCGTTCTATCTGACCGTAGGAAAATATCCAAGGTAATTCTGACGGGAGTTGAGAACGAAACCACTCCAAAATATAGGGGCTGCCGTAAATAATTAGTCCTTGAATCGAACCGCCCCGGAGCAATTTCTCATAAAAATCCCTTCCTTGAGGCGTTAATCCGGCAATTCCTCGGAAGGGATTAGCCCGAATAAAGACTTGTAGCAGCGTTTTTCTAGGATCGTCGCCAACAAAATTTAGGGTGGTTTGGTCT
It includes:
- a CDS encoding CHAT domain-containing protein, whose product is MLRKKTRQLLLFFIAICVIAISSFTSHSQAIPSKGRDRSIDRLTIDNRQKATNDGLQNWGRVITGVESQWEKQYEEYFEEDFISSKLTPEQIAKKLREISRETGKKPAVLWVMSQPKQLNLLLITPQGAPVSQEIRAADRETLSKVSQDFVEKLSNLSNGYLASARLLHRWLISPIEPYLEAEQIDTLIMCLGGGLRTLPFAALYDGERFLIEKYSLTRIPGFYLTPISHGNLSDAKVLAMGATEFEEQVSLPAVAVELSAITPDPWQGKTILNEGFTVENLEAQRDREPFQIIHLATHADFVPGKPRDSYIQFSDRKLTLDQLNELGWKEPPVELLVLSACQTAVGDRTAEMGFAGLALQSGVRSALASLWYVSDAGTLALMSEFYQQLKNIPLKAEALRQTQIAMLKGKVYLRERELVNSRGDISLPPALAESQETNLSHPFYWASFTLIGSPW
- the rnc gene encoding ribonuclease III, whose amino-acid sequence is MVTPYLTSNMIPDPRRSKQLQTLVQKLGLPTTAPVNWSLLDLALTHPSISKERNYQQLEFVGDAVVRLAAAEVLLETYPDAAVGEFAAVRSIMVSDRTLAEFAESYGLERYLSISSSAAADKAGRVSRLADAFEAVLGALYLSTQTMALVRPWLDDLLKEKAAEIRQDPARQNYKDALQEWTQAQYKILPDYRVREIQQANGDRERFTAEVWLNDRKLGVGTGRSKKAAEQAAAKEAFLSVIRS
- a CDS encoding MFS transporter; this translates as MVLTYGIIAGIGVGMAYGVPLAISAKWFPDKKGLAVGLTVIGFGLFPLVTAPIAKQLINAYGVQPTFIILGIAFTAIILVISTTLKAPPTGWKPAGWNPLESVTANGLVQRKPMLQTQTFYGLWLYYTIGSFVGLSAIGITSSAAQEIIGLDANTAANTLSLFAIFNGAGRPFFGWLTDRTSSKIATIVSFVPIVIGSIMMLNARQGEVPTYLVAFSIFFFCLGGWLAIAPNSTLSLFRAEDYAKNYGIVFTAYGAGALAGTLIAGRIRDFFGSYTAFFYPTAGLAMVGIVLAVFMLKRTLKAASVPETPAELTHRN
- a CDS encoding fatty acyl-AMP ligase, producing MASPRTSYSSIVEILRERALFQPQQIGYTFLADGETESGHLTYETLDRQARAIAARLQALDATGSQALVVYPYHAGLEFIAAFFGCLYAGVVAVTDNPPRHSKALDKLQERVISSQATVGLTTKELLGNIKEKLAQNPDLAPKLAQIEWIATDEISAASASDWHEPKLTRDALAFLQYTSGSTGKPKGVMVTHGNLLHNSEIIYQSFEHRDDSQGVIWLPPSHDMGLIGGVVQPLYGGFPVVLMSPVALAQKPLYWLQAITRYKATTSGGPNFAYDLVTHLVTPAQKEHLDLSSWEVAFSGAEPVRAETLEQFATTFEPCGFRREAFYPCYGMAETTLFISGGKKKARPKIQYVDGNALEQHRVIPVEPSRENARAIVGCGRPWLGDKIIIVDPDALTQCRDRCVGEIWVSGAGVSKGYWNLPEETKRNFQAYLATGEGPFLRTGDLGYLDNDELFITGRIKDLMILWGRNRYPQPIEATAQKSHPSLRPNCGAAFSVELAGEERLIIAHEVERSHLRCLVVEEVVAAIRQAIAQEHSVDVYAIQLLKTGTLPKTTSGKIQRRTCRAKFLEGSLDVVGEWRNPHPEENRISYLG
- a CDS encoding tetratricopeptide repeat protein; amino-acid sequence: MKAQFFSLSAIVLSIAVAELATFPAWGIPFEEIPVHRYVAHYDIDELEGVEKVIRANPNDANAYMHRGMIRSHSQEDFPGAIADFSRVIELDPNRAEAYNYRGTSYFWLKKFRQALEDYNQAIRLDPKLTIAYYNRGYVRIELGDKKGAIADFRQGAALSKQEGDMMSYEQALEIIQGLEQFQKPD
- a CDS encoding isoprenylcysteine carboxylmethyltransferase family protein; amino-acid sequence: MKIKHAINLHKAFTFLVILGLMVAYDNFTTGAWVYLALHGTYGIMWLFKDRIYPDKQWEQEISFGMGMTTFILLGLYWVAPFILISRGIEPAPPLIAAAVAINLFGVFLHYSSDAQKYYTLKYRPGLITEGFFARCRNTNYLGEAFIYLGFALLVQHWLPFVILGFFFSLVFVPNMLKKDKSLSRYREFEDYKANSGLFLPKLLGTKTQETKKGAIAS